From the genome of Eublepharis macularius isolate TG4126 chromosome 12, MPM_Emac_v1.0, whole genome shotgun sequence, one region includes:
- the LOC129339084 gene encoding retina-specific copper amine oxidase-like, whose protein sequence is MNPKTVFLWLLLALVAVLALVCIVLFISEKHPSCDDQMQGSLEHPHSDQSWIFADLRQEEMIQVMQYLKSNLGVRLEDASHASPSDNCIYSVDLQLPSKAESLSFLDHGGSRPPRQALAVVYFGNQPDPNVTEYVVGPLPEPMYHQDVTQQKYGGQIPYYRRPLLDAEYKQMIQVLHSVVFPTAPSFMHEVLNYDGNNLATMITAPQGLKSGDRGTWLVFFQNVTGYFLHPVGLELLLDHSSLNINQWTVKEVFYNGQYFRDMAELEREFTQGHVRVEMIKRVPVDGDFSSLKPRVQPTGLGPFYYEPSGPRYSVRNNQVVSLSWSFAFRMDISRGLGLFDIRFQGERIVYELSVQDAMSVYGSNSPGGMSTRYMDGSFGIGRRTHSLVRGVDCPYSATYVDVCFLAQSERPTVTRDVICVFEQATGTPLRRHYSSRQLLYYGGLPATALVLRSVATMGNYDYVWDFVFHPNGAVESKVQATGYISSSFLHSDGLNYGNRVGEHTLGTVHTHSIGYKVDLDVGVDRQVGHQAQ, encoded by the exons ATGAATCCGAAAACTGTCTTCCTCTGGCTGCTTCTGGCCTTGGTTGCAGTTTTGGCTTTAGTTTGCATCGTATTGTTTATAAGTGAAAAGCACCCTAGTTGTGATGACCAGATGCAAGGCTCCTTGGAGCATCCACACAGTGACCAGAGCTGGATCTTTGCTGATCTGAGACAAGAGGAGATGATCCAGGTGATGCAGTACTTGAAGTCCAACCTTGGGGTACGTTTGGAAGATGCTTCTCATGCCAGCCCTTCTGACAACTGTATATATTCCGTTGACTTGCAgctgccatccaaagcagagtcTCTTTCATTTTTGGATCATGGTGGAAGCCGCCCCCCTCGGCAGGCACTGGCCGTGGTCTATTTTGGAAATCAGCCAGATCCGAATGTCACAGAGTATGTGGTGGGCCCACTGCCAGAGCCAATGTATCACCAGGATGTGACTCAGCAGAAGTACGGAGGGCAAATACCCTATTACCGCAGGCCCCTGCTAGATGCTGAATACAAGCAGATGATACAAGTTCTGCACAGTGTGGTGTTCCCCACAGCCCCGAGCTTCATGCACGAAGTGTTGAATTATGATGGGAACAATCTAGCCACAATGATCACAGCCCCTCAGGGACTGAAATCTGGGGACCGTGGCACTTGGCTGGTCTTCTTCCAGAATGTAACCGGTTACTTTTTACACCCAGTTGGGCTAGAGTTGCTACTAGATCACAGCAGCCTGAATATCAACCAATGGACTGTGAAGGAAGTGTTCTACAATGGTCAGTACTTCAGGGATATGGCAGAGCTGGagagagaattcacacaggggcaCGTGCGTGTGGAGATGATCAAGAGAGTCCCTGTTGATggggatttttcctctctgaaacCCAGAGTGCAGCCTACAGGACTGGGCCCTTTTTATTACGAGCCTTCTGGGCCACGTTACAGTGTGAGAAACAACCAAGTTGTCTCTTTGTCGTGGAGCTTTGCTTTTAGGATGGACATCAGCAGGGGGCTGGGTCTGTTTGATATCCGATTCCAGGGTGAAAGGATTGTCTATGAACTCAGTGTGCAGGATGCCATGTCAGTCTATGGCTCCAATAGCCCTGGTGGGATGTCAACTCGGTACATGGATGGGAGCTTTGGAATTGGAAGGCGCACACACTCCCTTGTCCGAGGAGTTGACTGCCCTTATTCTGCTACGTATGTCGATGTTTGCTTTCTAGCTCAATCAGAAAGGCCCACTGTTACCCGAGATGTCATCTGTGTTTTTGAGCAGGCCACAGGGACTCCACTTCGACGTCATTACTCCAGCCGTCAGTTGCTCTACTATGGGGGGCTGCCTGCCACTGCATTGGTTTTGCGCTCTGTGGCTACTATGGGCAACTACGACTATGTTTGGGACTTTGTGTTCCATCCAAATGGTGCTGTTGAAAGCAAAGTCCAAGCCACAGGTTATATAAGCTCATCTTTCCTCCACAGTGATGGGCTGAACTATGGCAACAGGGTTGGGGAGCACACCTTGGGGACAGTCCACACCCATTCCATTGGCTACAAGGTAGACTTGGATGTTGGCG TTGACCGTCAGGTGGGACACCAGGCCCAGTGA